The Alkalihalophilus pseudofirmus nucleotide sequence CTCCCCTAAAAAGTAAGATCTGGCCATTGTCATTGTAAATATCGCGGCCGAGCGTTGCTCCAGACTCTACATGCTTAACAGATACTAACCTCATAGTAGTTCACCTTGATTCTTGTGTATTTAACACGCAACTATAACAAAGTGTACCGCAAGCCTGCCTATTTGTGAACAACCTCTCTGTGACAAAAACAAAAAGCCCTTGATCGGCTGCTTTTTTCTCAGCGGCCGACTAGAGGGCTTTCTTCTATGAATCGTATTTCATTTTCAATAAAGCCTCTTTCCCTGTCGTTCCCACGGTAATTCCGAGCTCTTCGGCTTCAAGCGTTACTGACTCAAGAGGAGCCTCTAGCAGCTGTTCAATTGTTCGCACACCTACTGCCCTGCCCGCTACGATTTTACGTTCTTTCAGCTTAGCGTTTAACAACCCGACATCAAGCGCTCCGCACATAATATAGCCGACATCATTTGTGACAGCCATAAAATTGGTTTTCGGCAGCTTTAAAGTGACCGCTATAAACGTCTCGCCTTCGATAGTAATAGGTGTCATTTCAAGCATTTTACTCCACTCCTTTTTCAAATCCAGTCATCCGTTTTCCTTATTACGATATGACCTTTCAAAGGAATGGGTGAGCATCAGTTATGCCCAAATTTGTCCTAGCTTCCAACTAAGAACGTCCCGCAAAAGCTCTGGCATATAGTAGGTTTTCTTTTTTGCATCTGCAATGGCCGGATAGAGGTGGCCAAACGTATACATATCAAGCGTTGCAATCGTATAGGTTTGGTTAAGATCAAGCGGCTTGCCTAAAATAAGGACCTCAGTCACTTGTTCATACTTATCAAGCTCCACTTCAATCCCAGTAAAAATCATCCGTCCTAATACTTTGCCTCGAAAGCCAAATCCCTTTAAAGCCAATGTCCTCATCTCTGTACTAAAAGAACGGATAATGGTGCTTCTAAGGGCTGCTCCTGTTAATTCCACAACACAGGGATTAATCGGATGCGGACACGATCTATGGACATCCTGCATCGTTACAGGACCTTCTGTAAAGGTTTCAAGAAGAACGCCTGCATTCATCATTCCAATCTCTTCTTTGCACCATTCAGTCAACGCATCACAAAGGATTTGCGAGGCCTCTGATTCTTCCTGCCATGAAACAGGC carries:
- a CDS encoding YunC family protein, yielding MLEMTPITIEGETFIAVTLKLPKTNFMAVTNDVGYIMCGALDVGLLNAKLKERKIVAGRAVGVRTIEQLLEAPLESVTLEAEELGITVGTTGKEALLKMKYDS